Proteins from a single region of Pseudomonas phenolilytica:
- the purD gene encoding phosphoribosylamine--glycine ligase — protein sequence MNVLIIGSGGREHALAWKVAQDTRVEKVFVAPGNAGTATEAKCENVAIDVLDIEALADFAAKNVQLTIVGPEAPLVKGVVDLFRARGLDIFGPTAAAAQLEGSKAFTKDFLARHKIPTADYQNFTEVEPALAYLREKGAPIVIKADGLAAGKGVIVAMTLEEAEDAVRDMLSGNAFGDAGSRVVIEEFLDGEEASFIVMVDGEHVLPMATSQDHKRVGDGDSGPNTGGMGAYSPAPVVTAEVHQRVMDEVIYPTVRGMAAEGNVYTGFLYAGLMIDKSGAPKVIEFNCRFGDPETQPIMVRLESSLVLLVEAALAKALNKVEATWDPRPTVGVVLAAGGYPGDYAKGDVIEGLADAAQLDGKVFHAGTALNAQGQVVTAGGRVLCATAIGRTVSDAQQQAYRLAEKIRWNGMFHRHDIGYRAIARERGEG from the coding sequence ATGAACGTTTTGATCATCGGCAGCGGCGGTCGTGAACACGCCCTGGCCTGGAAGGTCGCGCAGGACACACGCGTCGAGAAAGTCTTCGTCGCCCCCGGCAACGCCGGCACCGCCACCGAAGCCAAGTGCGAGAACGTCGCCATCGACGTGCTGGATATCGAGGCGCTGGCCGACTTCGCCGCGAAGAATGTGCAACTGACCATCGTCGGCCCGGAAGCGCCGCTGGTGAAGGGCGTGGTCGACCTGTTCCGCGCGCGCGGCCTGGACATCTTCGGCCCGACCGCCGCCGCCGCGCAGCTGGAAGGCTCCAAGGCGTTCACCAAGGACTTCCTCGCCCGTCACAAGATTCCCACCGCCGACTACCAGAACTTCACCGAAGTGGAACCGGCGCTAGCCTACCTGCGTGAGAAAGGCGCGCCGATCGTCATCAAGGCCGACGGCCTGGCCGCCGGCAAGGGCGTGATCGTCGCCATGACCCTCGAAGAAGCCGAGGACGCCGTGCGCGACATGCTCTCCGGCAATGCCTTCGGTGACGCCGGCTCGCGGGTGGTCATCGAGGAGTTTCTCGATGGCGAGGAGGCCAGCTTCATCGTCATGGTCGACGGCGAGCACGTCCTGCCGATGGCCACCAGCCAGGACCACAAGCGCGTCGGCGACGGCGACAGCGGTCCGAACACCGGCGGCATGGGCGCCTACTCTCCGGCCCCGGTGGTCACCGCCGAGGTGCACCAGCGCGTGATGGACGAGGTGATCTACCCGACCGTGCGCGGCATGGCGGCCGAAGGCAACGTCTACACCGGCTTCCTCTACGCCGGCCTGATGATCGACAAGAGCGGCGCCCCCAAGGTCATCGAGTTCAACTGCCGCTTCGGCGATCCGGAAACCCAGCCGATCATGGTGCGTCTGGAGTCCTCGCTGGTGCTGCTGGTCGAGGCCGCGCTGGCCAAGGCACTGAACAAGGTCGAGGCGACCTGGGATCCGCGTCCCACCGTGGGCGTAGTGCTGGCGGCTGGTGGCTACCCGGGCGACTACGCCAAGGGTGACGTCATCGAAGGCCTAGCCGATGCCGCGCAACTGGACGGCAAGGTGTTCCACGCCGGCACCGCGCTGAACGCCCAAGGCCAGGTAGTCACCGCCGGCGGTCGCGTGTTGTGCGCTACTGCCATCGGCCGCACGGTATCCGATGCCCAGCAGCAAGCCTACCGCCTGGCTGAGAAGATCCGCTGGAACGGCATGTTCCACCGGCATGACATCGGCTACCGCGCTATCGCGCGTGAACGAGGCGAAGGCTGA
- a CDS encoding hybrid sensor histidine kinase/response regulator, with protein sequence MGRLRIVIAFIFSLLLTALTPLSAHALPSPSTTVDSTAQPSNWRLLVDQSGRLTLNEVLAQRPLFQRLEKLAYAGPASDDAIWLQVSLSPYTQPHWLWLFAPRVQYLDYYLLRDGVLEQHIATGELRPMTSRPLPERAYVFSLPNDDHPREAYIRLQSSHPVMSWFRILDEAGLVAQAQPAYLFGALFGALALLTVYNLLRFAYTRSYSHIWLSLLHAALLGCAVANLGLLAVWLPQLIYSQPLIADVCALIACLALLGFTLGFFGRQRRNWINWLLGMQINLMLLLAGAVTLTQSLWHSGVIYACVLLAALSTLAVATYHWRQGYQPARLVVGGLLLFNAGFIFFIPALLGFDQLDPGWLTGGLFSLTTLSGLMLSFALLERQRQVQADSRTEHTAAAVISAELKTKADFLAKVSHEIRTPMNGVLGMSELLLGTSLSAKQRDYVQTIHSSGNELLNLINEILDISKLESGQIELDDVQFDLHALLEDCLNIYRAKAEQQKVELISLVQPQLPPVLAGDPTRLRQALLNLLENAFKQTDEGEVLLIAAIEETAERPRLRITVQDSGRPLEAYERDALLNAALDSQDFLAATRHGGRLGLIIARQLVQLMDGELGVQTGTDRGNILWISLPLANEGLAPADSALDSALQGTRLLVVDDNDTCRKVLVQQCSSWGLEVSAVASGKEALALLRTKTHLKEYFDVVLLDQDMPGMTGMQLATRIKEDFSLNHDILLIMLTGMSSAPSKVIARNAGIKRILAKPVAGYTLKTTLADELAQRDQRRERSAAVSPPPGIAPLQVPDDFHILVAEDNSISTKVIRGMLNKLHLQPDTASNGEEALRAIQSHPYDLVLMDCEMPVLDGFEATRQLRLWEAAHDRPRTPVVALTAHILSEHRERAREAGMDGHMAKPVELSQLRELIEHWIHIKAAGSLAE encoded by the coding sequence GTGGGTCGGCTTCGGATCGTCATCGCGTTCATCTTTAGCCTGCTCCTGACTGCGCTGACCCCGCTCTCGGCACACGCGCTCCCATCCCCTTCCACGACAGTCGATTCCACCGCGCAACCCTCCAACTGGCGCCTGCTGGTTGACCAGTCCGGCCGGCTGACGCTCAACGAAGTGCTGGCGCAGCGCCCGCTGTTCCAACGCTTGGAAAAACTCGCGTACGCCGGCCCGGCCAGCGACGATGCCATCTGGCTACAGGTCAGTCTGTCACCCTACACGCAGCCGCACTGGCTCTGGCTGTTTGCGCCACGGGTGCAGTATCTCGATTACTACCTGCTGCGCGATGGCGTGCTGGAGCAACACATCGCCACCGGCGAACTGCGGCCGATGACCTCGCGTCCGTTGCCGGAGCGTGCCTACGTCTTCTCGCTACCCAACGACGATCACCCGCGCGAAGCGTATATCCGCCTGCAGTCCAGCCACCCGGTCATGTCCTGGTTCAGGATTCTCGACGAGGCCGGTCTGGTGGCACAGGCACAGCCGGCCTATCTGTTCGGCGCGCTGTTCGGCGCGCTGGCGCTGCTCACGGTGTACAACCTGCTGCGTTTCGCCTACACCCGCAGTTACAGCCACATCTGGCTGAGTCTGCTGCACGCCGCCCTGCTCGGCTGCGCCGTGGCCAACCTTGGCCTACTCGCGGTATGGCTACCGCAACTGATCTACAGCCAGCCGCTGATCGCCGACGTGTGCGCGCTGATCGCCTGCCTGGCATTGCTGGGGTTCACGCTGGGCTTCTTCGGTCGCCAGCGGCGCAACTGGATCAACTGGCTGCTCGGCATGCAGATCAACCTGATGCTCCTCCTCGCTGGCGCCGTTACGCTGACGCAGTCGCTATGGCACAGCGGCGTCATCTACGCCTGCGTCCTGCTGGCGGCGCTCAGCACCCTGGCGGTGGCGACCTACCACTGGCGGCAGGGTTACCAGCCGGCCCGGCTGGTGGTTGGCGGTCTGCTGCTGTTCAATGCCGGTTTCATCTTCTTCATTCCCGCCTTGCTGGGCTTCGACCAGCTCGACCCGGGCTGGCTTACCGGCGGGCTGTTCAGCCTGACCACCCTCAGCGGGCTGATGCTCAGCTTCGCGCTGCTCGAACGGCAGCGGCAGGTGCAGGCCGACAGCCGTACCGAACACACCGCCGCGGCGGTGATCAGCGCCGAACTCAAGACCAAGGCCGATTTCCTCGCCAAGGTCAGCCACGAGATTCGCACGCCGATGAATGGCGTGCTCGGCATGAGCGAACTGTTGCTGGGCACCTCCCTGTCGGCCAAGCAGCGCGACTACGTGCAGACGATTCACAGCTCGGGCAATGAGCTGCTCAACCTGATCAACGAGATTCTCGACATTTCCAAGCTGGAGTCGGGGCAGATCGAACTGGACGACGTACAGTTCGATCTGCATGCGCTGCTCGAGGACTGCCTGAACATCTACCGCGCCAAAGCCGAACAGCAGAAGGTCGAGCTCATCAGCCTGGTCCAGCCACAACTGCCGCCGGTGCTCGCCGGCGACCCCACGCGTCTGCGCCAAGCCCTGCTCAACCTGCTGGAAAACGCCTTCAAACAGACCGACGAAGGCGAGGTACTGCTGATCGCCGCCATCGAGGAAACTGCCGAGCGACCACGCCTGCGCATTACCGTCCAGGATAGCGGCCGCCCGCTGGAAGCCTACGAGCGCGATGCCCTGCTCAACGCCGCGCTGGACAGCCAGGACTTTCTGGCGGCGACGCGTCACGGCGGACGCCTGGGTCTGATCATCGCGCGCCAGCTGGTGCAGCTGATGGATGGTGAGCTGGGCGTGCAGACCGGCACCGACCGCGGCAACATCCTGTGGATCAGCCTGCCGCTGGCCAACGAAGGGCTCGCACCGGCCGATTCGGCCCTCGACAGCGCGCTGCAGGGGACGCGCCTGCTGGTGGTCGACGACAACGACACCTGCCGTAAGGTGCTGGTCCAGCAATGCAGCAGCTGGGGACTGGAGGTCAGCGCCGTGGCCTCGGGCAAGGAGGCGCTCGCCCTGCTGCGCACCAAGACGCACCTGAAGGAATATTTCGACGTCGTGCTGCTCGACCAGGACATGCCGGGCATGACCGGCATGCAGCTCGCCACGCGCATCAAGGAAGATTTCAGCCTCAACCATGACATTCTGCTGATCATGCTGACCGGCATGAGCAGCGCGCCGAGCAAGGTCATTGCGCGTAATGCCGGAATCAAGCGCATCCTCGCCAAACCGGTGGCCGGATACACGCTCAAGACCACCCTGGCCGACGAGCTGGCCCAGCGCGACCAGCGCCGCGAGCGAAGTGCCGCCGTCTCGCCGCCGCCCGGAATCGCACCGCTGCAGGTGCCGGATGACTTCCACATTCTCGTCGCCGAGGACAACAGCATCTCCACCAAGGTCATCCGCGGCATGCTCAACAAGCTGCATTTGCAACCGGACACGGCCAGCAATGGCGAAGAGGCGTTGCGCGCGATCCAGTCCCACCCCTACGACCTGGTATTGATGGACTGCGAAATGCCGGTGCTCGATGGCTTCGAAGCCACCCGTCAGTTGCGCCTGTGGGAAGCCGCTCACGATCGCCCGCGTACGCCAGTGGTAGCGCTCACCGCGCATATTCTCAGCGAGCACCGTGAGCGCGCACGTGAGGCCGGCATGGACGGGCACATGGCCAAGCCGGTGGAGCTGTCGCAGCTGCGCGAGTTGATCGAACACTGGATACATATCAAGGCGGCGGGCTCGCTGGCCGAGTAA
- a CDS encoding lysylphosphatidylglycerol synthase transmembrane domain-containing protein gives MMKKSDAAWTLFGLVAVLLSGYLLYHEVRTISLDELGNSLLAIGKMHWLLAGAATLGAYVALAWYDRIAMAHLGKRISWWFITLCSFTTYALAHNIGASVFSGAVVRYRAYRSKGLTPQEIGILIVFCSLTFALGTLLACGGVLLVRPGVLDRIVEVSPWVARGLGALLLALVGLYVFGSWRQLAPWRLGKWHIEYPRLKVVIRQLMAGPMELLCAAAIIYFALPAANNPGYLTILGVFLASFSLALLSHAPGGLGVLEVTFLAALPEVPTADVLAALIVFRGFYLLLPFALAILVVLGFEAGQWSARRRST, from the coding sequence ATGATGAAAAAAAGCGATGCCGCCTGGACCCTGTTCGGGCTCGTGGCGGTACTGCTATCGGGCTACCTGCTGTATCACGAAGTCCGCACCATTTCCTTGGACGAGCTCGGCAACAGCCTGCTGGCCATCGGCAAGATGCACTGGCTGCTGGCCGGCGCCGCAACCCTGGGCGCATATGTGGCGCTGGCCTGGTACGACCGCATCGCGATGGCGCATCTGGGCAAACGCATTTCCTGGTGGTTCATCACCCTCTGTTCCTTCACCACCTACGCGCTGGCTCACAACATCGGCGCCTCGGTATTTTCCGGCGCGGTGGTGCGCTACCGCGCGTATCGCAGCAAGGGCCTGACACCACAGGAGATCGGTATTCTCATCGTCTTCTGCTCACTGACCTTTGCGCTCGGCACGCTGCTGGCCTGCGGAGGCGTGCTGCTCGTGCGGCCGGGCGTGCTGGACCGCATCGTCGAAGTTTCGCCGTGGGTCGCGCGCGGACTAGGCGCCCTGCTGCTGGCACTGGTGGGACTCTACGTGTTCGGCTCCTGGCGCCAGCTGGCGCCGTGGCGGCTGGGTAAGTGGCATATCGAATACCCGCGGCTGAAGGTGGTGATACGGCAGCTGATGGCCGGGCCCATGGAGCTGCTGTGCGCGGCGGCAATCATCTATTTCGCCTTGCCGGCCGCCAACAATCCCGGCTATCTGACGATTCTCGGAGTCTTTCTGGCGTCCTTCTCGCTGGCGCTGCTGTCCCACGCGCCCGGCGGGCTTGGCGTGCTCGAAGTGACCTTTCTCGCGGCGCTGCCAGAGGTGCCCACGGCCGACGTACTCGCCGCGCTGATCGTCTTTCGCGGCTTCTACCTGCTGCTGCCGTTTGCCCTGGCGATCCTCGTGGTGCTGGGATTCGAGGCCGGCCAGTGGTCGGCACGCCGCCGCAGCACTTAA
- a CDS encoding VC0807 family protein translates to MTDTLHHAEHKPRPLVDLAISIVIPSLILMKLSGEQRLGADGALLLALAFPLGWGLWELARYRKFNWIALLGLVSVLLTGGIGLLQLDTQWLAIKEAAVPGIIGLVVLASTRTSYPLIRTMLYNPKVLNVEKIHEQLERNGQTAHFEARLLRATYLLSGTFFFSSFMNYVLAKWIVNSPAGSEAFNAELGRMTLLSYPMIAIPSMVMMMAIFFYLWRTIHGLTGLRLEDIIATPHERRPEK, encoded by the coding sequence ATGACCGATACCCTGCACCACGCCGAACACAAGCCGCGTCCGCTGGTCGACCTGGCAATCAGCATCGTGATTCCTTCGCTGATCCTGATGAAGCTCAGCGGCGAGCAGCGCCTGGGCGCCGATGGCGCGCTGCTGCTGGCGCTGGCCTTTCCGCTGGGCTGGGGGCTGTGGGAGCTGGCGCGCTATCGCAAGTTCAACTGGATCGCCCTGCTCGGTTTGGTCAGCGTGCTGCTCACCGGGGGCATCGGCCTGCTGCAGCTGGACACGCAATGGCTGGCGATCAAGGAAGCGGCGGTGCCGGGCATCATCGGCCTCGTCGTACTGGCCTCGACCCGCACCTCCTACCCGCTGATCCGCACGATGCTCTACAACCCCAAGGTGCTCAATGTCGAGAAAATCCACGAGCAGCTGGAGCGCAACGGCCAGACCGCGCATTTCGAGGCACGACTGCTGCGGGCGACCTACCTGCTCAGTGGCACCTTCTTTTTCTCGTCATTCATGAATTACGTGCTGGCCAAATGGATCGTCAACAGCCCGGCCGGGAGCGAGGCCTTCAATGCCGAACTGGGGCGCATGACGCTGCTGAGCTATCCGATGATCGCCATCCCTAGCATGGTGATGATGATGGCGATCTTCTTCTACCTGTGGCGCACCATCCACGGCCTGACCGGGCTGCGTCTGGAAGACATCATCGCGACGCCCCACGAGCGCCGCCCGGAAAAGTGA
- the rfbD gene encoding dTDP-4-dehydrorhamnose reductase produces the protein MRILVCGAGGQVGHEVVDRASGFGLVALGRTRQQLDISCADQIAREIGLQRPGLIINTAAYTHVDNAESHAEQAYAVNRDGCANLAAAAAQAGIPLLHLSTDYVFAGDAHVPYREADRTAPGGVYGASKLAGEQAIAQRLPAHLILRTSWVYGVHGNNFVKTMLRLARQRDALGVVSDQVGCPTQAGRIADVLLELASRYARQGTLAWGLYHYSGQPRCSWYEFAGEIFRQAHDLGLLARVPRLSPISTAQYPTPARRPAWSVLDCSRFEATFGLTAHDWHADLAEVLAELARQERRPAAV, from the coding sequence ATGCGAATCCTTGTATGCGGTGCTGGCGGTCAGGTTGGCCATGAAGTGGTCGATCGCGCCAGCGGCTTCGGTCTGGTGGCTCTGGGCCGTACGCGTCAGCAGCTGGATATCTCCTGTGCCGACCAGATTGCGCGCGAGATAGGGCTGCAACGGCCGGGGCTGATCATCAATACCGCTGCCTATACCCATGTCGACAACGCCGAGAGCCACGCCGAGCAGGCCTACGCGGTCAACCGGGACGGCTGTGCCAATCTGGCGGCGGCGGCGGCCCAGGCGGGCATCCCGCTGTTGCACCTGTCGACCGACTACGTGTTCGCCGGCGATGCGCACGTGCCTTATCGCGAAGCCGATCGCACCGCCCCCGGCGGTGTGTATGGCGCGAGCAAGCTGGCCGGCGAGCAGGCCATCGCCCAACGTCTGCCGGCGCATCTCATCCTGCGCACCAGCTGGGTCTACGGCGTGCACGGGAATAATTTCGTCAAGACCATGCTGCGCCTGGCGCGCCAGCGTGATGCCCTCGGAGTGGTCAGCGATCAGGTCGGCTGTCCGACACAGGCCGGTCGTATTGCCGATGTGCTGCTGGAGCTGGCCAGCCGTTACGCGCGTCAGGGAACGCTGGCGTGGGGGCTCTATCACTACAGCGGGCAGCCGCGCTGCTCCTGGTACGAATTTGCCGGCGAAATCTTCCGCCAGGCGCACGATCTCGGGCTGCTCGCGCGCGTGCCGCGGCTTTCGCCGATCTCCACGGCGCAATACCCGACGCCGGCACGGCGCCCGGCCTGGTCCGTGCTCGATTGCAGCCGCTTCGAGGCGACGTTCGGCCTGACCGCACACGACTGGCATGCCGACCTCGCCGAGGTGCTGGCCGAGCTGGCGCGGCAGGAGCGGCGCCCGGCAGCTGTCTGA
- the sfsA gene encoding DNA/RNA nuclease SfsA → MRFSSPLEAGRLVRRYKRFLADIVTDAGEELCIHCPNTGSMLNCKGEGARVWFQRSQDSRRKLPGTWELVETPQGRLACVNTARANALVEEALLNGVIGELAGFRGLRREVAYGVEGSRVDFRLDYADGPAYVEVKSVTLGFADSAVAAFPDAVTTRGARHLRELTALARAGIRAVQLYCVNLSDIEAVRPAREIDPLYADALRAAHDAGVQVLAYAARLSPEELRLERPLPVLLDAGVVLA, encoded by the coding sequence ATGCGCTTTTCCAGCCCGCTGGAGGCGGGCCGGCTGGTTCGCCGCTACAAACGTTTTCTCGCCGATATCGTCACCGATGCCGGTGAGGAGCTGTGTATCCACTGCCCCAACACCGGCTCGATGCTCAACTGCAAGGGCGAGGGCGCACGGGTGTGGTTCCAGCGCAGCCAGGATTCCCGGCGCAAGCTGCCCGGCACCTGGGAGCTGGTGGAAACCCCACAGGGGCGGTTGGCCTGCGTGAATACTGCGCGGGCCAACGCGCTGGTGGAGGAAGCGCTGCTGAACGGGGTGATCGGCGAGCTGGCCGGTTTCCGCGGGCTCAGGCGCGAGGTGGCCTACGGGGTGGAGGGTAGTCGCGTGGACTTTCGCCTCGACTATGCCGACGGGCCGGCGTATGTCGAGGTCAAGAGTGTCACCCTGGGGTTCGCCGACAGCGCGGTGGCGGCGTTTCCCGATGCAGTCACCACGCGCGGGGCGCGGCATCTGCGCGAACTGACGGCGCTGGCGCGCGCCGGCATACGCGCGGTGCAGCTGTACTGCGTGAACCTGTCCGATATCGAGGCAGTGCGGCCTGCTCGCGAGATCGATCCGCTGTATGCGGACGCCCTGCGCGCGGCGCATGACGCCGGTGTGCAGGTGCTGGCCTACGCGGCGCGGCTGTCGCCCGAGGAGTTGCGGCTGGAGCGACCGCTGCCCGTGCTGCTCGATGCTGGCGTGGTACTGGCATGA
- a CDS encoding pyridoxal phosphate-dependent aminotransferase: protein MTASYSARSRAIEPFHVMALLERANQLQALGRDVIHLEIGEPDFTTAAPIVAAGQAALAAGHTRYTAARGLPALREAIAGFYASRYGLSIDPERILITPGGSGALLLAASLLVDPGKHWLLADPGYPCNRHFLRLVEGAAQLVPVGPEVRYQLTPELVERYWDKQSVGALVASPANPTGTLLGRDELAALSAALKAHGGHLVVDEIYHGLTYGVDAASVLEVDDEAFVLNSFSKYFGMTGWRLGWLVAPPGAVAELEKLAQNLYISAPSMAQHAALACFEPATLEILEARRAEFARRRDFLLPALRELGFRIAVEPEGAFYLYADISAFGGDAYAFCQHMLEREFVAITPGLDFGRHQAGHHVRFAYTQDLPRLEQAVARIARGLQSWQG from the coding sequence ATGACCGCTTCTTACAGTGCGCGCAGCCGCGCAATCGAACCTTTTCACGTCATGGCCCTGCTGGAGCGGGCCAATCAGCTGCAGGCACTGGGCCGTGACGTCATCCACCTGGAAATCGGTGAGCCGGACTTCACCACTGCCGCCCCTATCGTCGCCGCCGGCCAGGCTGCGCTGGCCGCCGGACATACCCGCTATACTGCGGCGCGCGGGTTGCCGGCGTTGCGTGAGGCGATAGCCGGTTTCTACGCCAGCCGCTACGGACTGTCTATTGACCCCGAACGCATTCTGATTACTCCCGGCGGCTCCGGTGCGCTGCTGCTGGCCGCCAGTCTGCTGGTCGATCCCGGCAAGCACTGGCTGCTGGCCGACCCCGGCTATCCATGCAACCGGCATTTCCTGCGGCTGGTCGAAGGCGCGGCGCAGCTGGTGCCCGTCGGCCCCGAGGTGCGTTACCAGCTCACGCCGGAGCTGGTCGAGCGCTACTGGGACAAGCAGAGCGTCGGCGCGCTGGTCGCCTCGCCGGCCAATCCAACCGGCACGCTGCTGGGGCGTGACGAGCTGGCCGCGCTGTCGGCCGCACTGAAGGCGCATGGCGGACATCTGGTTGTCGACGAGATCTACCACGGCCTGACCTATGGCGTGGACGCCGCCAGCGTGCTGGAGGTCGATGACGAGGCCTTCGTGCTCAACAGCTTCTCCAAGTACTTCGGCATGACCGGCTGGCGACTCGGCTGGTTGGTGGCGCCACCGGGTGCGGTGGCAGAGCTGGAAAAGCTGGCGCAGAACCTCTACATCAGCGCGCCGAGCATGGCCCAGCATGCCGCGCTGGCCTGTTTCGAACCGGCGACGCTGGAGATTCTCGAGGCGCGGCGCGCGGAGTTCGCTCGCCGGCGCGACTTCCTCCTGCCGGCGCTGCGCGAGCTTGGCTTCCGCATTGCCGTGGAGCCGGAGGGCGCCTTCTATCTGTATGCCGATATCAGTGCGTTCGGCGGCGATGCCTATGCGTTCTGCCAGCACATGCTGGAGCGCGAGTTCGTCGCGATCACTCCCGGGCTGGATTTCGGCCGCCATCAGGCCGGCCATCATGTGCGCTTCGCCTATACCCAGGACCTGCCCCGGCTGGAACAGGCGGTGGCGCGGATCGCGCGCGGGCTGCAGAGCTGGCAGGGCTGA
- the dksA gene encoding RNA polymerase-binding protein DksA: protein MPITKATPSSKQLIRAFEPYKETKGEEYMSDKMRAHFTGILNKWKQELMEEVDRTVHHMQDEAANFPDPADRASQEEEFSLELRARDRERKLIKKIDETLQLIEDNEYGWCDSCGVEIGIRRLEARPTATLCIDCKTLAEIKEKQIGS from the coding sequence ATGCCCATTACCAAAGCAACACCGTCGAGCAAGCAACTGATTCGCGCCTTCGAGCCCTACAAGGAAACCAAGGGCGAGGAATACATGAGCGACAAGATGCGCGCTCACTTCACCGGCATCCTCAACAAGTGGAAGCAGGAGTTGATGGAGGAAGTCGATCGCACCGTGCACCACATGCAGGACGAAGCGGCCAACTTCCCCGATCCGGCCGACCGCGCCAGCCAGGAAGAAGAATTCAGCCTGGAACTGCGTGCTCGCGATCGCGAGCGCAAGCTGATCAAGAAGATCGACGAGACGCTGCAGCTGATCGAAGACAACGAGTACGGCTGGTGCGACTCCTGCGGTGTCGAGATCGGCATCCGCCGGCTGGAAGCCCGGCCCACCGCCACGCTGTGCATCGACTGCAAGACGCTGGCGGAGATCAAGGAAAAGCAGATCGGTTCCTGA
- the gluQRS gene encoding tRNA glutamyl-Q(34) synthetase GluQRS has translation MTSSRPADRYIGRFAPTPSGYLHFGSLFAALASYLDARAVGGDWLLRMEDIDPPREMPGAQAAIVETLRRYGFAWDGAMLRQSQRQAAYQAAIEHLLDAGLAYACTCSRKQLQAYPGAYPGFCRDAGHDPRDAAIRLRVPDREYHFCDRVQGEYRQHLGREVGDFVIRRRDGLVAYQLAVVLDDAWQGVTDVVRGADLLDSTPRQLYLQELLGLPQPRYLHLPLIIQPDGHKLGKSYRSPPLPPDEASPLLLRALRALGQQPAAELAGAPAAAILAWAVAHWDAGRIPRTRSLAEAQLR, from the coding sequence ATGACCTCATCCCGCCCCGCTGATCGCTACATCGGCCGCTTCGCGCCGACGCCCAGCGGTTATCTGCACTTCGGCTCGCTGTTTGCCGCTCTCGCCTCCTACCTCGACGCCCGCGCCGTTGGCGGCGACTGGCTGCTGCGCATGGAAGACATCGATCCGCCACGGGAAATGCCCGGCGCTCAGGCCGCGATTGTCGAAACCCTGCGCCGCTACGGTTTCGCCTGGGACGGCGCCATGCTGCGCCAGAGCCAACGCCAGGCCGCCTACCAGGCGGCCATCGAGCACTTGCTGGACGCCGGCCTGGCCTATGCCTGTACCTGCTCACGCAAGCAGCTGCAGGCATACCCCGGCGCTTATCCGGGTTTCTGCCGCGATGCCGGCCACGACCCGCGTGACGCCGCGATCCGCCTGCGCGTACCGGATCGCGAGTACCACTTCTGCGATCGCGTGCAGGGCGAGTACCGCCAGCACCTGGGCCGCGAGGTCGGTGACTTCGTCATCCGTCGGCGTGACGGTCTGGTCGCCTATCAACTTGCCGTGGTGCTCGACGATGCCTGGCAGGGCGTCACCGACGTGGTGCGCGGGGCCGATCTGCTCGACTCCACGCCGCGCCAGCTGTATCTGCAGGAACTGCTCGGTCTACCGCAGCCGCGCTATCTGCACCTGCCATTGATCATCCAGCCGGACGGCCACAAGCTGGGCAAGAGCTACCGCTCGCCACCGTTGCCCCCCGACGAGGCCAGCCCGTTGCTGTTGCGCGCGCTACGCGCTCTTGGCCAGCAACCAGCCGCCGAACTCGCCGGCGCCCCGGCGGCAGCGATTCTCGCCTGGGCGGTCGCGCACTGGGACGCCGGGCGCATCCCGCGCACCCGCTCACTGGCCGAGGCGCAGCTGCGGTAG